A segment of the Bacillus licheniformis DSM 13 = ATCC 14580 genome:
AGCACATTAAACCCGGCATCTCGACAAAAGAATTGGATCAAATTGCCGAACGTTTTATTACAAAGCAAGGTGCAATCCCATCTTTTAAAGGGTATAATGGTTTTCGCGGGAGCATTTGCGTTTCGGTCAACGAAGAACTCGTGCACGGTATTCCGGGAAAACGAGTCCTTCGCGACGGGGACATCATCAGCATCGATATCGGTGCGAAGCTAAACGGTTATCATGGTGACTCCGCTTGGACTTATCCAGTGGGTACGATCAGCGATGATGATCAGAAGCTGCTGGATGTGACAGAGGAGTCTTTATATAGAGGCTTGAAGGAAGCAAAACCGGGAGAACGTTTGTCGAATATTTCCCACGCAATACAAACGTATGTCGAAAGCGAACAATTTTCAGTCGTCAGGGAATATGTAGGACACGGGGTAGGGCAGGATCTGCATGAGGATCCGCAAATTCCTCACTACGGTCCGCCGAACAAAGGCCCGCGTTTAAAGCCTGGCATGGTCTTGGCCATTGAGCCGATGGTCAATGCAGGTACACGCTATGTCAAAA
Coding sequences within it:
- the map gene encoding type I methionyl aminopeptidase; protein product: MIICKTPREIEIMREAGRIVALTHQELKKHIKPGISTKELDQIAERFITKQGAIPSFKGYNGFRGSICVSVNEELVHGIPGKRVLRDGDIISIDIGAKLNGYHGDSAWTYPVGTISDDDQKLLDVTEESLYRGLKEAKPGERLSNISHAIQTYVESEQFSVVREYVGHGVGQDLHEDPQIPHYGPPNKGPRLKPGMVLAIEPMVNAGTRYVKTLADNWTVVTVDGKKCAHFEHTIAITDAGFEILTKA